From the Companilactobacillus ginsenosidimutans genome, the window GATTTATGAACACAATTAATTTTAACAGGAGGTTAAAACCTATGAAAATCGCAATTTTAGGATTCGGAACAGTAGGAAAAGGCGTATATGAAATAGTTAAGAAGGCTAATGTTCAAACCCAAAACCTCTCTGTTAGTCACATTTTTATCCGTAAAAACAAGAAACGTGTGCTACCAGAAATGACGGATGATATAGATGAAATCATGAACGACAAGAATACAGATGTTGTCGTTGAAGCTCTTGGTGGTATCGAACCAGCCCATGAATTTATTCTTTCAGCCTTACAACATGGTAAACACGTTATCACAGCAAACAAAGCAGTTATTGCTGTTTATCTTAAAGAATTTACAGACGCAGCTAACGAAAACAACGTTAAATTTTACTTTGAAGCTTCAGTTGGTGGCGGTATTCCTTGGATTCAAGGATTGGAAAAAGCACTTCGTATTGACAGTGTAAATTCAATTTCTGGTATCTTCAATGGAACAAGCAATTTCATTCTTGACCAAATGACACGTAATGGACAATCATTTGCTGAAGTATTGAAGCAAGCTCAAAAATTAGGATATGCCGAAGCTGACCCAAGTGCCGATATCGATGGTATCGACGTTGCTAACAAACTTTGTATCAGTGCAGACATTGCATACAACATTAACATCAAAGATCGCAGCAAGCTTCCTATCTTTGGAATTAGAAATATCAAGAAAAACGATGTTAAATTTTTCGAAAAAAATGGTTACTCAGTTAAGTTGATTGGTACAACACATCAACAAGGCAACAAATTCGATTATGTCGTTGAACCAAAATTATTCTTGAATCATACATTGGAAGCAAACACACCGGACAACTACAATTTGATTTCACTCAACGGTGACACGATTGGTAAGTTGGACTTTTACGGACAAGGTGCAGGGATGTTCCCAACAGCCAATGCCGTTGTTCAAGATATTTTAGATATTGTAGAAGAAAAAGATCACCTTAAACGTAATTTTGATCAAAAGATGGAGTACAGCCCTGAACTTACAAGTGGTGATTACCTAGTTCGTTCAAAAGCTGATATTGAATCTCTATTCGCAGAATATGCACCAACACAAGAAGGAGAATACCTTCTGATTCACCAAATCCCAGTAGGAAAAATGCATGAAATCATGAAAGACGTATTAAACGTCGATGATTCATCATTTATGGTTAGCTTACCGAGCAATAGTAGCTTAGCAAGTAAAGGAAGCATTCGCAGTCAGGAGGCTGTCGCATAATGAAAGTAGCAAAATTTGGGGGTAGCTCAGTAGCAGACGCTAACCAATTCAGAAAAGTAAAAAATATAATTAATAGTGATTCTGATCGACAAGTTGTTGTTGTCAGTGCAGCAGGTAAAAGTTCTGCTGAACCTGTCAAAGTAACAGACATGTTGATCAAGGTTGAAGATGCTTTGAAACAAGGTATTGACTACCAACCGATTTTCGGACACATTAGTGCCCGCATTCTCAAGATTCGTGACGATTTGAATCTTGACGTCAACATTGAACAAGATTTAGACGAAATTAAATCTAATTTAAACGAATGTTCACACGACTACCTGGTTTCACGGGGTGAATATTTAACAGCAAAACTTATGGCAAACTACCTCGGCTATCACTTTGTCGATGCCAAAGATATTATGATTTTTGATGAAGATAACTTTGATTATCAAGAGTCAGCTGTGCGTTTGAACTCAATCTATGAAAAATACCAACAAATAGTTGTCCCAGGATTTTATGGTGCTAATCTCGATGGATCAATTCACTTGATGCCTCGTGGTGGTAGTGACATTTCTGGTTCAATCTTAGCTAAATTATTAGATGCCAACCTTTACGAAAACTGGACAGATGTTTCCGGAATTCTCATGGCAGACCCAAGAATTGTTGACCATTCAAAGAAAATTGACGTTCTCACATATGATGAGCTTCAAGAATTAACATATATGGGATTCGGAGTTTTCCAAGAAGAAGCAGTTCGCCCTGTCCGTGAAAAACAAATCCCTACAAAAATTTTGAATACAAACCATCCTGAAGAGGGTGGAACACTAGTTGTAGATTCAGCAGACAAACGCCTTGATGACCAATTCATCACAGGTATTGCTGGAAAGAAAAATTACACAGTTATTACTATTAAAAAGTATCAACTTAATAAACATATCGAAGTACTCCAAAAAGTATTGGCAGTCCTCCAAAAATTCCATATCTCAATCAACTATGTTCCTTCAGGAAACGACTCATTCAGTTTCTTGTTTCAACAAGCAGATATTTCTAACAAACTTGAATCTATCGTTTTGAAGCTTAAGAACACATGCGGATTAGACTCAGTTGAAGTAAATCAAGATATCGCACTTGTTGCTGCAGTTTCATTAGAACTCAGTAAACGTCCAGCCATCGCAGGTAAAATTTTGGACTATCTAGACAACAGTTTGATAAACGTCCGTTTAGTAATTCAAGAAGGTAGCGACATCAAGGTTGTCTTCGGTGTATCCAATGAGGATTACGAAAAGACAATTGCGAAGATTTATCGTGAAGCCATGTTTCGCGGATATCGCAAAATTTCTGCATAGAATTACACTTTATTCCTCCCCAAAATTTCTATATAAAGTACTCCAGTAGACAAAATCCAGCTTGGATTTTGTTTTTTTGTATCTCGACATACAGACTGGTATTCTGAAGATAATAAGAATGTTGAAGGTGATCATATCAAAACGTTAATCGTAGTTTCACACCCAGATATAAGCAATTCACAGACCCAACAATTTTTGAAAAAGGGATCTGAATTAACTGATGCAATTTGGCATCACGTTGAAGGTTTGAAAAGTATTGAAGTAGATTTAGAAAGAAAACTGCTTGAGTCAGCTGACCGAGTTATTTTCCAATTTCCACTGTATTGGTACGCCGCACCGGCTGGATTTAAGAAGTGGCTGGATACAGTAATGAGTCGTAACTTTGTTTATGGGGATGGACAATTTCATCTTGAAGGCAAAGAATTAGGTATTGTCGTGACAACAGGATTACCGGCCAAAGATTTTAAGATTGGTGGAATTGAAGACATCACTCTTGATGATGTTTTAGCACCATATCGAGCTTTCGCAAGACGGTCACATATGAAAGTATTACCTTATCTATTAGTTGATCAGTATTGGTATAAAACTGAAAATCAACAAATGCAGTTGTTGATGGATTATCAAAGATATCTCAGTCAAGATTACCCCGATTCATTGAATAACCGTCAAGCTTGGTTTGAGAAGCGACTTAAGTCATTTGTTGATAATCTTCCCGAAGATAGTCAAACTTCAGGAAAATTGATTTTGGATACTTATCAACAACAGATTGAGAATTTGGATCAATTGAATGACACTTTGAAGATGATTAAAGAAGGGGAGGACGATAGTCTTGAGTAATCAAAATATTTGGTTAGTTGAACAAGTTAAGGCTCTTGCTAAGCAACAGCCTGCTTATGAGGATCGTGCGTTTTTGTTTGCTTTGCAGTCGGTTATTAAGGAACAACAGAAGCGGTCTGAACAGATTCAAAGTGAGCTGGATGGGAGGCTGTGGGATCATTCCACCTGGTGAGTCTCTGCAGGAATTTGGTTTGATTTGCGGTTCACTGTCGATTCCGGAAGGAAATAGATTTTTTGGCTGGAACGTGGTGAATCGACTTGAAGCTAATTGCAAAGAACGCAATCATCTCCAAGCTCGATTTTATTCTAAGTGTGCTTCGCGCACTAAGAATAACCCCACCACTGAGCCAAAATCTATTTCCTTCCTCCATCTCCCGCGCGTGTTCCAAATGTGAAGATGAATGACGATCCAATACCTGATGTTCGAAAAATCAAACAGGATAATACTTCTGGATTGATGCTTAGTTCCGGCTATGGTGGGGGAACTGCCAATATGGAGTATATGTCATTCACTGGATTGGCATTCAATCAATTTTCGAAGTCATTTCAATCTCCATATGTTCAACTAGTTCAAAAACAGGACAAGCCAGAGAATATTACCAATCAATTTAAGTATAAAAATGCGATTCATCCGTATATTGGTACATTTTATAATCGTGCAAGTGTTTATCAGAAATTCGGCTTTCAAACATTCAGGAACAGTACCACATCGGGAAATTTGGCATTGAAATACACCGATTCCGTTAATGGTGGGACTTATATTAGTGATGATTCCGCCTATAAAGACGCTTTGTGGCAGGTTGATCAGCACAAAGGTGGCCAATTCATTAGTTTGGTAACGATGCAAAATCACATGTCATATGATTATGATTATCCTGATAATAAATTTGAAGTCGGGGGTTCTGCTACTAGTACGAAAAATAAACGTCAGTTGAAAAATTTTGCTAGAGGTCTCAATCTGACAGATTCTGCAACGCAAAGTTTTATTGAAAATATTAATAAAATCCAGAAACCCATTACGGTTGTATTTTATGGTGACCACTTGCCAGGCATTTATGATGGAAATGATATTTCTAAAAATAATGTGGTTGAACATGAAACTGATTACTTTATTTTCAGTAATAAATACGCGATTAATCACGATAATGCTACTAAAAAGATGAGCGATAGCACTGCTATTACCGATCCCAATGGATTTATTCCTTTGGCATACAAGCAGATGGGGCAAAAGGTTACGCCATTTTATGCGATGTTGACGAGAATTCAAGAGGATACTCCTGCTATGTCAAAGTGCACAGTTGGTGGTTCTGAGAGTCTTTATGTGAACAAGAAAACTGGTAAGAAAGTTAGTTATCATAATTTAACTTCTAAACAAAAAGAGCTTTTGAATGATTATAAGTTGATTCAGTATGATTTAACTGTTGGCAAAGGCTATAGTCTACAAGATGGTTTTACCAAATAGTAATTAAACGAGTCTAAATAGACTCGTTTTTTGTTATAGAAAAGTATTAAAATAATAGTAAATGGGAGATGAGAGTATGAGTAGTTTAAAATTTGAAATTAGAGATATTACGCAAGTTTCTTATGATGCAATTGTTAATGCTGCTAACAAGTCATTACTTGGTGGTGGTGGAGTTGACGGCGCAATTCATCGTGCAGCCGGCCCACAATTATTGGAAGAATGTAAAACTTTGAATGGTTGTGAAACTGGAGAAGCTAAGATTACTAAGGGTTACAACTTACCATCAAAGTATGTCATCCACACGGTTGGACCAGTTTATTCGGGCGCAGTTGATGATAAACGTATGTTGGAAAATTGTTACCGTAATTCTTTATTAGTCGCTAAAGAAAACGATTTGCATCGTGTTGCTTTTTCAGCAATTTCAACGGGTGTCTACGGTTATCCATTGCCAGAAGCTGCTATTGTCGCTTTGACGACTGTAAGTAATTGGTTAGCTGACAACGACGACTACGACATGGATATCTTATTAACCTGCTTTGATAATCGTGTTTACGACTCATATTCCGATTACGTCGAAAACTATCATGGTTCAAATGATTATTTGAATAAATTAAAATATTAGTGCCAATGGCACTTTTTTTGTATAAGATAGTTGATACAACAGTATTTAAATGTTAATTTAGACAACAACACAGAGGAGGGATTGTTTTGAAATATGCTATTACTGGTGGTACTGGTCATCTGGGATCACAAATCCTACAGGAACTTGCAAAATTAGTTCCAGCATCAGATATTCACGTTGGCGTACATACGGTCAGCAAGGCTAAAAAGTTGGTCGAGCAAGGCTTTAATGTTAAAGGATTCGATTTTTTTGACGAGGAAAGTCTTGAAGAATTACTTGCAGGGACTGATGTCTTCATTTACGTTCCAAGTAAGAGTCACACTAGCTACAGCCGTATTGGTGAGTTGGAAAAAGTTATTACTGCTGCCGAGCACGCTCAAGTTGGTCATGTTATTGCTATGGGATTCATTGCTGACCAAGTAAACAATCCTTTCGACTTGTCGGCATTTTACGGATACTTGCCACGAAGATTTGCGGAAACTGATTTGAATTACACTATCATTCGTAATGCTTTGTACGCTGATCCATTGGTACCTTATTTGCCAGAATTGATTGAGCGTAAAAATGTTATTTATCCTATGGGTGATGAAGCATTATCATTTATTTCATTGGAAGACAGTGCCAAGGCTTTCGCGAAGGTCGCCACAACATCTAAATTACGAGTTCCAGGAAGAATTTATACGTTATCACAATCAAGAAATTACACTATGCCTGAATTAGCTAAGGTGTTGTCTGAAATTTCAGGAAGTGAAATTGGCTATCAACCTATGACTCTTCAAGAATTTTCTGATACTTACAATGAAGGTGGTGAAGGCCACATGCTATCATCAATGTATGATGCAGGTGGCAAAGGTTTTCTCAATATTGTTAGTGACGATTATCAAATAATCATGGGAAAACCAGCTACCGATTTGAAGGTATTTTTGAAGTCGAAATATTCTAAATAAAAGTGAGGGATTATTATGAAAGCAGTTGTTGTTACTAATCCGGGTGGACCGGAAGTTTTAGAATACAAAGATGTACCAACTCCAGAAGTTAAACCTGGATGGAGTTTGGTCAAGGTCAAGGGCTTTGGTATTAATCACTCAGAAATTTTTACTAGAAAAGGTGATTCACCATCGGTCAAATTTCCTCGTATTTTGGGAATTGAATGTGTTGGCGAGATTGCAGAATCTACAGACTCTGAGCATTTGCCAAAAGGGCAAGCTGTTATGTCATTGATGGGCGAAATGGGACGTGCCTTTGATGGTGGATATGCTGAATATACATTGCTACCAAATGAACAAATCTATCCCATTAACTCTAATTTGAGTTGGAAAGACCTCGCTGCTATTCCTGAAACTTATTACACAGCCTATGGTGCTTTGACTGGTTTGAAATTGACACAAGGCGATTCGCTGTTGATTCGTGGCGGTACTAGTGGTGTTGGTGTGGCTGCAACAAAACTTGCTAAAGCTATTGACCGAGACATTCATGTAACTGGTACAACTCGTAATCTTGGAAAAACCGATTTGATGAAATCCAAAGGTTATGACGATGTTGTCGAAGATAAAAATGGTTCGATTCAGACTGATTTACAATTCGACAAGATTCTTGATTTAATCGGACCCCAAGCACTCAGAGATTCGATGAGTATGTTGGCAGTCAACGGAATTCTCAGTTCAACTGGTGAACTCGGCGGGGAATGGACTGTTCCTGATTTTGATCCAATTACAGATATTCCTACTGGTCGTTATTTAACTTCATTTTTATCTGGGGATGTTAAGTTAAGCTGGTTACAAGATATGCTCAATATCATTGAAGATAAGCATGTTGATGTAACACCTACTAAGGTTTATAAATTATCAGAAGTTGATGCTGCTCATGCTTATCTCGAAAGTGGTCAAAGCATTGGTAAAGTTGTTGTATTAGTATAAAAAAACTATCCTCTTTTATTTTCTAATAATTATATATATAATTATTTCAAGAAAATCAAAGGGGATTTTTTATATGAACAAAGGTAGGGTTGAGGCATTTACAGATGCCATCATAGCAATTATTTTAACCATCATGATTTTGGAATTTAAAGTTCCTGAATCAACCAAACTTAGCGCAATTATTCCGGACATTCCGTTTATTGTTTCTTATGCCATCGGTTATTTCTTTATTGGAACTGCTTGGTATAATCATCACTACATGTTTTCAAAAACCAAACTGGTTACTCAACGGGTTTTCTGGACTAATATTGCCTGGATGTTTGCGACTTCATTTTTGCCAGTCGCAACGGCTTGGGTTGGTGAACATATCAATTCACGAGGTCCACAAATTTTTTATGCAATTATTTACACGTTGTGGTCAATTACTTATGCATTGTTGACTTACTATATTGCTGCTGATAATGAGAAAGCTGGCCATCCTGAAATTGCCAAGAGTATTCGCAGTATGAGAATTTACCGTTTTATGACCAATTGGAAAACACTATTAATCCATTTGGTGCTTTTAGTTCTAACGTTAATATTTATACCAGCATTGCAACTTGCATTGGTATTAATTCAAATTATTTTTGTCGGATCCAGATTCAACAAAGATAGTGATAAATTATTTTAATCCGAAATAAAAGTTCATTTTTCTTTGAAAATGAACTTTTATTGTGTGTAAAATGAGTAGAGTTAGGAGTGAGATATATCAAAAATTCATATGGAGTTAGATTGATTGGCTTAGTCTTAGGCTTAATTCTAAATGCTTTAGGCAACGGTCTTTGCATTTCATCAAATATGGGTAGTGGTATTTGGACAGCATCTGCCGTTAATATGCATCAGTGGTTAGGCATCGATACGGGTGTTTTGTTGATAATTATTGGTGTAATAAATGCTTTGACTAATCAAATTTTGATTCACAAGATTGATATTAAACGATTCGTCGGTCAAATTATCTTCGTATTATTTTATGGATATTTCATCGATATTTTCACTTGGATTTTTGATCAACTAGGGATGCCACACTATAATATCGTCGCTAGAGGCTTTTTCGCTATCTTAGGGATAGTTTTCTTCTGTATCGCAATATCACTGTATCAGCGGGCAAATATCATCATGCACCCTAATGACGACACAACCAACATCCTCAGATTTCATTATTTGAAGGGAAATGCGACCTTATCTCAAGTAATTGATTTTATTCCACCGATCATTGTGGTGTTGATCTCATTTATTTACACACACCAAATTTATTCAATTAATATTGCAACGTTATTCTCAATTATTTTCAACGGGATATTAATTGCTACGGCTGATAAATACATCTGGCCAGGTTTGAAGCATAACTTTACAGTTAAATTTCAGAACAGGAGCTAATTATGGATAAAGAAGTCAGATTTGAAAATGTTGAAATGTCAGTTCCACAAATTGATGAACATCAAGATGTCACATATTCGCAAGTTAATTTGGGAATCGATGTTCGAGACTTGAAGATGTCAATTTTGGTTCCACGTACCAAACAAAAAAAGCCAGCAGTATTATATTTCCCAGGTGGCGGTTTCACGAAAGCAAATTATCATAAGTTTATTCAATTAAGGTCCAAACTTGCTGAAGTGGGGATGGTTGTTGCTGCAGCCGAATATCGAGTAATTCCTGATCAATTTCCATCACTAGTTTTGGATGCCAAGAACGCTTTGAAATACTTGTATGACAATGCCGATTTGTACAATATTGATACGACTAGAATCGCTGTATTAGGTGATTCAGCCGGTGGATACTTGTCACAATTTTTAGGCGCAACGTCTGAAAGCTCAGACTTACTTCCAACAAGAATGAACGTTGATCAAACTAAAGTTAAAGCTGTAGTTTCACTCTATGGGTTCTCTGATTTATTGAGAATTGGGGATGGAATTGATGGTGCAGAAGATTTCCATGCAGGAACAACTTCACCAGAAGCTTTGTTGGTAAACGGGATTTCATTTGGTACCGATTTGAGTGCCAGCATTTGTGACAATCCTGAACGTGCCAGAGAGGCTAGTCCTTTGAGTTATGTTAAAGAAGGGTTGCCACCATTCCTATTAATGCATGGTGATAAAGATGTCATCGTCTCTCAAAAACAAGCAGATTACATGGCCGCAGCTCTTGATGAAAAAGGTAATTCAGTTGTTCATGCAGTCGTTCACGGTGCAGGACATGGAACGTCTGAATGGTATCAACCACAAATTGCTGATTACATTATTGACTGGTTAGAAAAACAATTAGACTGGCAAGGACAAGGTTCACTTGAAAGCCAGTCAGAATTATAAAAAAAACCGTTAATCCAATTATTTGAATTAGCGGTTTTTTGAGTTACTATCTAGATTTAACAAGGTGCTTGCCTAAATCATGCCAGACATTACTCTTGTCGATAAATTGCAATAAATCATAAATTCTATCTGAGTTAACGTTTCGATCTTTTAGAGAAATATGTTGGATATTGTAGTACATTTTATCGAGCAAAGCACCATTGTCGTATCCAGCAATAATTTTTGTACGGAATGCTTCAAGCACTGGGATCAAAGAAGTACCCTCAGTGTCTGACATTACATCATCAATCAAGTTTAAGAGTTCTAATCTATTCTTCTTTCTCATGGGGAAACCTCCAACAAGATATATAAAAATGTTGCAATATGTATATTAAAAATGATAGCAAAATGTTCAATATATATTTGACATTTTCAAATTAAATATACAAAAAAATCATGAGGTATTCAACCGATTTGCGCTAAATTTGTTTAATAAAAACGTTTCCAAATAATAACTAATTATATGCTATACTTGAGAAAAATTTAGGAGTTAATTATGGACGAATTTGCTGATTATTTATCGAAATTGGATGAGAATGACCAGAAAAAAAGACTAGTTGGTATTCTTAAATGGATTCACAAAGAGTTTCCCAATCTAGAAACACGAGTAGCCTGGAATCAGCCTATGTTTACTGATCATGGAACTTTTATCATCGGGTTTAGTGTTTCAAAAAATCACATATCGGTTGCTCCTGAAGGTCAGTGTCTAGACACGTTCAAATCGCAATTAGATCAGGTTGGTTACACATATGGCAAGCAAATGTTCAGAATTGGAAATGATCAAGAAGTCCACAAAGAGGTCTTGAAAAGTATTATAGAATTCAATATTAAGGATAAAATGGAAGTTACAACATTTTGGCGTTAATATCGTATAAATAGAATTGACAATATCGTATAAATTATCAGATAAAACTGGTGAATTTATACGATATTTTTTTGTTTTTACTATTGCTTATTTGTATTTGGAAAACGTTTATTTTATATGTGAAATATAGTGCTTTTTCATTGAATTTATTACTAGATGATTCTATAAATTAGGGTGTGAATAGGTATGAATGCAATCCTACCTTTCACAATTAACATCTGTTGAGGTTCATAAATCTCTCAACTTTGAGAAGCCATGAATCACAGCCCAAACGACTTATCAGATTAACCTCTAACAGTTAAACGAACCTTATGGGCATTAAATGAAAGTCCCGAACCGTCTGGGGAATCGTTTTTGTCGGCAAGGGAACAAGAGGATTTTACTATGAAAAAATTAATTAGAACAGGAGCTGCCGTTAGTGCATTGTTGATGGCTGCAAGTACCGCTGGCATTGGAATTGCTGGCGCGGCTGATACCACGACAACTACTGCAAGTACACCTTTAACCCCTGGTACATTAGCACTTGAAACTGCACCATCGTTTGTATTTGGTAACACGAATACAATTTCTACGGCTGCAGCAACCTACACCTCATCACAATCACCAAGTGGATTGGGTGTTTCAAATCCTGGTGTTGTTGGAACATGGTCTGTTACAGCAAGTGCATCACCGTTTACTTCGGGTGCGTTCACATTAACTAACGCAGCGCTTACTTTGACAAGTGGTGGATCTGGCGTATTTAAGTCAGACACAAATTCACCTACCGCAGATAATCCAACAATGGCCGGAAGTGCGGCCATTTCGGGAACAGCAGCTGAAGTAGAGTCAGCAACATCAACTTCAACAAGTCCAATAGGTGTTGGTGAATTTGACTATACTTATTCACCTACCGCCGCTACATTAGCTGTTCCAGCACAAACAATCTTACCAGGAACATATGAATCAACAATCACTTGGACATTGGCAAGTACATCATCGAGTGCAACAACTCCAGCTACCTAATTATTTGAAATGAGGGGTAATTTCAAGCTTTTAAGACTTGAGATTCCCTTTTTTTCTATTCAATAAATGGAGATAATATTATGAAAAGAAAATGGACATTGTGGATTTTTGGGGTTTTATTTATTTTTTTAGCGCTATTCAGTAGTCCAAAAAAAGTAAGTGCGGCAAGTACTGATTCCAACAAAGGTGCAAAGTACACTGTTCAAGCCGAAATCCCTGATAATCAAATTAATAAACAAGTTTCTTTTTTTGACTTGAAAGTAAGGCCAGGAACTTCACAAGATTTGAAAATTAAAATAAATAATACCGATTCCAAAGATCATTCTTATGTGGTCGAGGTAAATCGAGCTACCACAAACAATAATGGGATTGTCGATTATTCTCAGCACGGATTAAAACCAGATTCTTCGTTACAACTAGATATTGAATCGATTTTTCCTGCACCTGAGAAAGTTACTGTGCCGGCAAATTCCACTAAGGAGGTAACTCTCAAAATGAACGTACCACATTCCAATTTTAAAGGAATGGTACTTGGTGGAATTAGAGTCATGCAGGAAAATCAAGTAAAAAAGCCGAAAATTATTCCTGGTCAAAAATTGTCAGTTCAAAATCAATTTGCTTATATTTTAGGCCTCCAAATTCAGAGAAACACTGATACTGTAAAGCCGGATTTGAAATTAACTAAAGCACATGTAAGTA encodes:
- a CDS encoding DUF916 and DUF3324 domain-containing protein, which translates into the protein MKRKWTLWIFGVLFIFLALFSSPKKVSAASTDSNKGAKYTVQAEIPDNQINKQVSFFDLKVRPGTSQDLKIKINNTDSKDHSYVVEVNRATTNNNGIVDYSQHGLKPDSSLQLDIESIFPAPEKVTVPANSTKEVTLKMNVPHSNFKGMVLGGIRVMQENQVKKPKIIPGQKLSVQNQFAYILGLQIQRNTDTVKPDLKLTKAHVSKYNGQVDVAAQLQNDTPTLINEGEVKASITDQNGSTKIIEADKKNLTIAPNSNFNLPVNTANQSLKPGKYTMRIAANGDNKTQKWNLAKNFTITPSESKKLKKVAAQAPVSRTQPNYRLIVTLAVIAALAIIALLIWNFKLQRSGRRH